A region of Bradysia coprophila strain Holo2 unplaced genomic scaffold, BU_Bcop_v1 contig_373, whole genome shotgun sequence DNA encodes the following proteins:
- the LOC119082096 gene encoding 2-aminoadipate transaminase — MSQNDYSERYQQTSTHLFDFGLYNVYDNNIINLSVGAPGPDLLANCCEIFNEATKHRMSLELASKSTLFQYGPAIGRFDIRDSFAKYLTEEYKEKVYGEDIIITTGATQGLHLILSTLIDFSGVIFVDEVTYMIALSAMSQFTTMKIVTVPLTKNGIDIEALRKLTAQYRFESKTKMFWGMYYTIPVFHNPTGLLYSEELCKQLVTLSRKNDFLIACDDVYNTLYYGMDSPPKRLYAYDDRNDADYKGHVISNGSFSKILSPGARVGWMECPSRCARLFDESGIMRSGGATNNYTSGIVASLIELGLAKKHLDMSRNKYKERMAIACKVLRENLPKNCTFIEPEGGFFIWVTFPADVVAADLNRFCMEKYKVVAIAGDTFSSDGKFKNCLRITIGFHNEENLANGLEKLCKAYGEFVAN, encoded by the exons ATGTCGCAGAACGATTACTCAGAACGCTACCAACAGACATCCACTCATCTTTTCGATTTCGGATTGTACAATGTGTACGACAATAACATCATCAATTTGTCAGTTGGTGCGCCGGGTCCCGATCTACTGGCCAATTGTTGCGAAATATTCAATGAAGCGACAAAGCATCGTATG AGTCTTGAATTGGCTAGCAAATCGACATTGTTTCAATATGGGCCAGCCATCGGGAGGTTTGACATTAGAGACTCATTCGCTAAGTATCTTACGGAAGAATACAAGGAAAAAGTCTACGG TGAGGACATCATCATAACGACTGGAGCGACCCAGGGATTgcatttgattttgtcaacTTTAATTGACTTCAGTGGCGTGATATTCGTGGATGAAGTTACGTACATGATTGCACTTTCTGCCATGTCTCAGTTCACCACGATGAAGATCGTGACGG TTCCGTTGACCAAAAACGGCATCGATATTGAAGCCTTAAGGAAGCTAACCGCTCAATATAGATTTgagtcaaaaacgaaaatgttttgggGAATGTACTACACAATACCGGTGTTTCACAATCCAACCGGATTGCTATATTCGGAAG AATTATGCAAACAATTGGTCACGCTGAGTcgcaaaaacgattttctcaTAGCTTGCGACGACGTATACAACACACTGTACTACGGAATGGATTCACCGCCGAAACGATTGTACGCCTATGATGACCGCAATGATGCCGACTACAAAGGTCACGTTATATCGAATGGGTCTTTCTCCAAAATCCTATCGCCTGGGGCTCGTGTCGGTTGGATGGAGTGTCCATCAAGATGTGCACGGTTATTCGATGAAAG TGGCATCATGCGAAGTGGAGGCGCAACAAATAATTACACTTCTGGAATTGTGGCCAGCTTGATTGAACTTGGCTTAGCGAAGAAGCACCTGGACATGTCTCGGAATAAGTACAAG gaacgtATGGCAATTGCATGCAAAGTGCTCCGTGAAAATCTGCCGAAGAACTGTACGTTCATTGAGCCGGAAGGGGGATTTTTCATTTGGGTCACATTTCCGGCTGATGTTGTGGCAGCCGATTTGAATCGCTTTTGTATGGAGAAATACAAAGTGGTGGCAATAGCCGGAGACACATTTTCGTCGGatggtaaattcaaaaattgcttGCGAATCACCATCGGATTTCACAACGAAGAAAACTTGGCCAACGGCTTGGAGAAGTTGTGCAAAGCATACGGTGAATTTGTAGCGAACTGa